Proteins from a single region of Amycolatopsis sp. CA-230715:
- a CDS encoding M20/M25/M40 family metallo-hydrolase codes for MTEPNRIDTAADEAVTLTSELIRIDTTNTGDPETLVGEREAAEYVAEKLTEVGYEITYVESGGKNRHNVVARLAGADPSRGALLIHGHLDVVPADASEWSVHPFSGAVQDGYVWGRGAVDMKDMVGMTLAIARHYKREGIVPPRDLIFAFVADEEAGGKYGAQWLVEHRPDLFEGATEAISEVGGFSITLKDDVRAYLVETAEKGIRWMKLRVRGTAGHGSMIHRDNAVTKLSEAVARLGNHRFPLVLSDSVREFLAGVTEITGWDFPEDDLDGAVAKLGNISRMIGATLRDTANPTMLTAGYKSNVIPSVAEAAVDCRILPGRLEAFNKELDEILGPDIEKEWMELPPVETTFDGALVDAMSAAVLAEDPGARTLPYMLSGGTDAKSFQSLGIRNFGFAPLKLPADLDFSALFHGVDERVPVDALRFGTRVLDRFLRSS; via the coding sequence GTGACCGAACCGAACCGCATCGACACCGCCGCTGACGAGGCCGTCACGCTGACCAGCGAGCTCATCCGCATCGACACCACCAACACCGGCGACCCGGAAACGCTCGTGGGGGAGCGCGAGGCCGCGGAGTACGTCGCCGAGAAGCTCACCGAGGTGGGCTACGAGATCACCTACGTCGAATCGGGCGGGAAGAACCGGCACAACGTGGTCGCGCGGCTGGCGGGTGCCGACCCGTCCCGGGGCGCGCTGCTCATCCACGGGCATCTCGACGTGGTGCCCGCGGACGCCTCCGAGTGGTCGGTGCACCCGTTTTCCGGGGCGGTGCAGGACGGGTACGTGTGGGGGCGCGGCGCGGTCGACATGAAGGACATGGTCGGCATGACGCTGGCGATCGCGCGCCACTACAAGCGGGAAGGCATCGTGCCGCCGCGCGATCTGATCTTCGCCTTCGTCGCCGACGAGGAGGCGGGCGGGAAGTACGGCGCGCAATGGCTCGTCGAACACCGGCCCGACCTCTTCGAAGGGGCGACCGAGGCGATCAGCGAGGTCGGCGGCTTCTCCATCACGCTCAAGGACGACGTCCGCGCCTACTTGGTCGAGACGGCCGAAAAGGGCATCCGCTGGATGAAGCTGCGCGTGCGGGGCACCGCGGGCCACGGCTCGATGATCCACCGCGACAACGCCGTGACGAAGCTTTCCGAGGCCGTCGCGAGGCTGGGCAACCACCGGTTTCCGTTGGTGCTGAGCGATTCCGTGCGCGAATTCCTGGCCGGGGTCACCGAGATCACCGGGTGGGACTTCCCCGAAGACGACCTCGACGGCGCGGTGGCGAAGCTCGGCAACATCTCCCGCATGATCGGCGCGACGCTCCGCGACACGGCGAACCCGACGATGCTCACCGCGGGCTACAAGTCGAACGTCATCCCATCGGTCGCCGAGGCGGCCGTCGACTGCCGCATCCTGCCGGGACGCCTCGAAGCCTTCAACAAGGAGCTCGACGAGATCCTCGGGCCGGACATCGAAAAGGAGTGGATGGAGCTCCCGCCGGTCGAGACCACGTTCGACGGCGCGCTGGTCGACGCGATGTCCGCGGCCGTGCTGGCCGAGGACCCCGGCGCGCGGACGCTGCCGTACATGCTTTCCGGTGGTACGGACGCGAAATCCTTCCAGAGCCTCGGGATCCGCAACTTCGGGTTCGCGCCCTTGAAGCTGCCCGCCGATCTGGACTTCTCCGCACTGTTCCACGGCGTGGACGAGCGGGTGCCCGTCGACGCGCTGCGGTTCGGCACGCGGGTGCTGGACAGGTTCCTACGCTCGTCCTGA
- a CDS encoding alpha/beta fold hydrolase, whose amino-acid sequence MAQLRLADGTALCVSEAGDPGAPVTVLFAHGYALDLRSWQAIVPDLVTAAERPVRVLTYDHRGHGRSDHATRSSATMNQLADDLAELVEKLVPDGKVVLVGHDMGGLAVMSLTQRHPRLFADRVGGLVLLGTSAGGFAAEASASWPQALGLLVRDLEAVLGSKIIGLVRERTSKAVSAGLRWWLFGDDPDPAAVELTVQMIKGNWPHTVSLFRPALDTYAREAALSVAADIPVTAIVGERDRLVPAEDVALLVRPVRRGTAVVLPGAGHVLPLEAPAQILPRIVGVVHSVQRELDDDAG is encoded by the coding sequence ATGGCACAGCTACGTCTCGCGGACGGCACGGCGCTGTGCGTGTCCGAGGCGGGTGACCCCGGCGCGCCGGTGACCGTGCTGTTCGCGCACGGCTACGCGCTCGATCTCCGCAGCTGGCAGGCGATCGTGCCGGACCTGGTGACCGCGGCCGAGCGCCCGGTCCGCGTGCTCACCTACGACCACCGCGGGCACGGGCGCTCCGATCACGCGACGAGGTCGTCGGCGACGATGAACCAGCTCGCCGACGACCTCGCGGAACTGGTCGAAAAACTCGTGCCGGACGGCAAAGTCGTTCTGGTCGGCCACGACATGGGCGGGCTCGCGGTGATGTCACTCACCCAGCGCCACCCGCGGCTGTTCGCCGACCGCGTCGGCGGCCTGGTGCTGCTCGGCACCTCGGCGGGCGGGTTCGCCGCGGAGGCGTCCGCGTCGTGGCCGCAGGCACTCGGTTTGCTGGTCCGCGATCTCGAAGCGGTGCTCGGCTCGAAGATCATCGGCCTGGTGCGGGAGCGCACCAGCAAGGCGGTGAGCGCGGGGTTGCGGTGGTGGTTGTTCGGCGACGATCCCGATCCCGCCGCGGTGGAGCTGACGGTCCAGATGATCAAGGGGAACTGGCCGCACACGGTGTCGCTCTTCCGTCCCGCGCTCGACACCTACGCGCGCGAGGCGGCGCTGAGCGTGGCCGCGGACATCCCGGTGACGGCGATCGTGGGGGAGCGGGACCGGTTGGTTCCCGCGGAAGACGTGGCCCTGCTCGTGCGGCCAGTTCGCCGCGGCACGGCCGTGGTCCTGCCCGGAGCCGGGCACGTGTTACCGCTCGAAGCGCCCGCGCAGATCCTGCCCAGGATCGTCGGGGTGGTGCATTCGGTGCAGCGCGAGCTAGACGATGACGCCGGGTAG
- a CDS encoding DUF5703 family protein yields the protein MTVDEAVVEGDWEYRRLQLPPGVSRRAAATQLAIHAEFAGWELSTVRLYSDGTRRVWLRRKRTAALAGLPGVIV from the coding sequence GTGACCGTGGACGAGGCGGTGGTCGAAGGGGACTGGGAGTACCGCCGGCTGCAGTTGCCGCCCGGCGTCTCCCGGCGGGCAGCGGCGACGCAGCTGGCGATTCACGCCGAGTTCGCGGGATGGGAGCTCTCGACCGTCCGGCTGTATTCGGACGGCACGAGACGGGTTTGGTTGCGGCGCAAGCGAACCGCGGCGCTCGCCGGGCTACCCGGCGTCATCGTCTAG
- a CDS encoding YncE family protein, protein MRRLATARLVAIPLACALATTACSSGTSQKDDLQIVQNPVAAVPATAPPVTAKPAGSVFSTPGNVTAVATEGTTLAVGLQTPPSVRLYDLGALTAPPKTVPLPGPAERITPSDGRLLVSVPGSGKVAEIALPAGTVTELAVPGKPSAATTVGNQTLVSVRDRKEIAVLDGGKVARTIGGSLYSADDVLTAGDKTVVLDRLRTALFAVDVPGGKVGEGLRAGEGVANAVADSFGRVLVTDVKAGALIAFSTDPLLMRQRFPVPGGAYGIAYDAKKALAWVTLTGVNQVVGYDVRGGEPVEKYRFPTVRQPNSVTVDEATSRVVVGSAAGEGIQVIAP, encoded by the coding sequence GTGCGTAGGCTCGCCACCGCGCGGCTGGTAGCGATCCCGCTGGCCTGCGCGCTGGCCACGACGGCCTGCTCGTCCGGCACGAGCCAGAAGGACGACCTGCAGATCGTGCAGAACCCCGTCGCGGCCGTGCCCGCGACCGCGCCCCCGGTGACAGCGAAGCCCGCGGGCTCGGTGTTTTCGACGCCGGGGAACGTCACCGCGGTCGCCACCGAGGGCACGACGCTCGCCGTCGGCCTGCAGACGCCGCCGTCGGTGCGGCTCTACGACCTCGGCGCGCTCACCGCACCGCCGAAAACCGTCCCGCTGCCCGGTCCCGCGGAACGGATCACGCCGTCGGACGGTCGCCTGCTCGTCAGCGTGCCCGGGAGCGGCAAGGTCGCCGAGATCGCGCTCCCCGCGGGCACGGTCACCGAACTCGCCGTGCCAGGGAAGCCGAGCGCGGCGACCACCGTGGGCAACCAGACACTCGTGTCGGTCCGCGACCGCAAGGAGATCGCCGTCCTCGACGGCGGCAAGGTGGCCAGGACCATCGGTGGCAGCCTCTACAGCGCCGACGACGTCCTGACCGCGGGCGACAAGACCGTGGTGCTCGACCGCCTCCGCACCGCCCTGTTCGCGGTCGACGTGCCGGGCGGCAAGGTCGGCGAAGGCCTCAGGGCGGGCGAGGGCGTGGCGAACGCCGTCGCCGATTCGTTCGGCCGGGTGCTGGTCACCGACGTGAAGGCGGGCGCGCTCATCGCGTTCTCGACCGATCCACTGCTCATGCGGCAGCGATTCCCGGTGCCCGGTGGCGCGTACGGCATCGCTTACGACGCGAAGAAGGCGCTCGCCTGGGTGACGCTCACCGGCGTCAACCAGGTGGTCGGCTACGACGTCCGTGGTGGCGAGCCGGTGGAGAAGTACCGCTTCCCGACCGTTCGCCAACCGAACTCGGTGACCGTGGACGAAGCGACCTCGCGCGTGGTCGTCGGCTCCGCCGCCGGAGAAGGGATTCAGGTGATCGCACCGTGA
- a CDS encoding aldo/keto reductase yields the protein MEKRQLGRSGLRVSRMALGTMSWGSDTDAEEAASQLVAFVDGGGTLVDTADIYGEGESERVLGSLLGDLVPRDDIVLATKAVARRTDGPFGGGASRGALLSALDGSLRRLGVDHVDLWQLHAWDPSVPLEETLSALDFAVTSGKVRYVGVSNYSGWQLATVSGRSSVVSCQMEYSLVQRGVEREVVPAAEYHGVGLLPWAPLGRGVLTGKYRNGTPADSRGASPTYAGYVEQHRTERAARIVQAVMTAADGLGTSPLCVALAWVRDRPGVVAPVVGARDTGQLTGSLAADEITLPPAIKSALDDVSALEFGYPERWPR from the coding sequence ATGGAGAAGCGACAGCTCGGCCGGTCGGGACTCCGCGTGTCCAGGATGGCGCTCGGCACCATGAGCTGGGGCAGCGACACCGACGCCGAGGAAGCCGCGAGCCAGCTCGTCGCGTTCGTCGACGGTGGCGGCACGCTGGTCGACACCGCCGACATCTACGGCGAGGGCGAGAGCGAGCGCGTACTCGGCTCGCTGCTCGGCGACCTGGTGCCGCGCGACGACATCGTCCTCGCCACCAAGGCCGTGGCGCGGCGCACCGATGGCCCGTTCGGCGGCGGCGCGTCCCGTGGCGCCCTGCTGTCCGCTTTGGACGGTTCGTTACGACGGCTCGGCGTTGACCACGTCGACCTTTGGCAGCTGCACGCGTGGGACCCTTCGGTCCCGCTCGAGGAAACGCTCTCCGCTCTCGATTTCGCCGTGACCAGCGGCAAAGTCCGCTACGTCGGTGTCTCCAACTACTCCGGCTGGCAGCTCGCGACGGTCAGCGGCCGCTCTTCGGTCGTCTCCTGCCAGATGGAGTACTCGCTGGTGCAGCGCGGCGTCGAGCGCGAAGTCGTTCCGGCGGCGGAGTACCACGGCGTCGGGCTCCTCCCCTGGGCGCCGCTCGGCCGCGGCGTGCTAACCGGCAAGTACCGCAACGGCACCCCGGCGGACTCGCGCGGCGCGTCGCCGACCTACGCGGGTTACGTCGAACAGCACCGCACCGAGCGGGCGGCCAGGATCGTGCAGGCGGTCATGACGGCGGCCGACGGGCTCGGCACCTCACCGCTGTGCGTGGCGCTCGCGTGGGTCCGCGACCGGCCGGGCGTGGTCGCCCCCGTCGTCGGGGCGCGGGACACCGGGCAGCTCACCGGTTCGCTCGCCGCCGACGAGATCACGCTGCCGCCCGCCATCAAATCCGCGCTCGACGACGTCAGCGCGCTCGAATTCGGTTACCCCGAACGGTGGCCGAGGTGA
- a CDS encoding undecaprenyl-diphosphate phosphatase — protein sequence MGWFEALVLGLVQGLTEFLPISSSAHLRITAALAGWDDPGAAFTAVTQIGTELAVILYFAKKIGHVLVAWFFSLYKKDWRGHPDARLGWLIIVGSLPIVVIGLLFQHDIDHAFRDLRITATMLIVFGVILLIADRVGRNYRDLDHLTVPHGLVYGFAQALAVIPGVSRSGGTTSAGLFMGYKRSEAAEYSFLLAVPAVLGSGLYKLTDIGKNGETAQWGPTILATLIAFAVGYAVIAWLMAYIKKGSFVPFVVYRIALGALLFVLIFTHVLDPNAGPTGT from the coding sequence ATGGGCTGGTTCGAAGCACTCGTCCTCGGTCTGGTCCAGGGGCTGACCGAGTTCCTCCCGATCTCGTCGAGCGCGCACCTGCGGATCACCGCGGCGCTCGCCGGGTGGGACGACCCCGGCGCCGCGTTCACCGCGGTCACCCAGATCGGTACCGAGCTCGCCGTCATCCTGTACTTCGCGAAGAAGATCGGGCACGTCCTCGTCGCGTGGTTCTTCTCCCTGTACAAGAAGGACTGGCGCGGGCACCCCGACGCGCGGCTCGGCTGGCTGATCATCGTCGGCTCGCTCCCGATCGTCGTGATCGGCCTGCTGTTCCAGCACGACATCGACCACGCGTTCCGCGATCTGCGGATCACCGCGACCATGCTGATCGTGTTCGGCGTGATCCTGCTGATCGCCGATCGCGTCGGGCGGAACTACCGCGATCTCGACCACCTGACGGTCCCGCACGGCCTGGTCTACGGGTTCGCGCAGGCGCTCGCCGTGATCCCCGGCGTCTCGCGCTCGGGCGGCACGACCAGCGCCGGGCTGTTCATGGGCTACAAGCGTTCCGAAGCGGCGGAGTACTCGTTCCTGCTCGCGGTGCCCGCGGTGCTCGGCTCTGGTCTCTACAAGCTGACCGACATCGGCAAGAACGGTGAGACGGCGCAGTGGGGTCCGACGATCCTCGCCACGCTGATCGCCTTCGCCGTCGGTTACGCCGTCATCGCCTGGCTGATGGCCTACATCAAGAAGGGCAGCTTCGTGCCGTTCGTGGTGTACCGGATCGCGCTCGGCGCCCTGCTGTTCGTGCTGATCTTCACCCACGTGCTGGACCCGAACGCGGGGCCGACCGGTACCTGA
- a CDS encoding MSMEG_4193 family putative phosphomutase, with protein sequence MSTVILLRHGRSTANGSGVLAGRTPKVGLDETGRAQADALVERLAEVPVAEVVVSPLLRCKQTVAPLVAARDLAKHVEPRLSEVDYGDWTNRELKSLVKEPLWRVVQAHPSAAVFPGGEGLAAMQARAVAAVREHDARITAAHGDHAVWVLCSHGDVLKAIIADALGQHLDSFQRIVVDPAAVSVVRYTETRPFVLRVNDHGGDLAGIVPPKPRSGKKKASSDAEVGGSTGAQGRKGRK encoded by the coding sequence ATGAGCACGGTCATCCTGCTGCGCCACGGCCGGTCCACCGCGAACGGCTCCGGCGTGCTGGCGGGCAGGACGCCGAAGGTCGGTCTCGACGAGACGGGGCGCGCGCAGGCGGACGCGCTGGTCGAGCGGCTGGCCGAGGTCCCGGTGGCCGAGGTCGTCGTGTCCCCGTTGCTGCGGTGCAAGCAAACCGTGGCGCCGTTGGTGGCCGCGCGGGATCTCGCCAAGCACGTGGAGCCCAGACTGTCCGAAGTGGACTACGGCGACTGGACGAACCGCGAGCTGAAGTCGCTGGTCAAGGAACCGCTGTGGCGGGTCGTGCAGGCGCACCCGTCGGCGGCGGTGTTCCCCGGTGGTGAGGGGCTCGCGGCGATGCAGGCGCGGGCGGTCGCAGCCGTCCGCGAGCACGACGCGCGGATCACCGCGGCGCACGGCGACCACGCGGTGTGGGTGCTGTGCAGCCACGGCGACGTGCTCAAGGCGATCATCGCCGACGCGCTCGGGCAGCACCTCGACTCGTTCCAGCGCATCGTGGTGGACCCCGCGGCGGTCTCGGTGGTGCGGTACACCGAGACGCGGCCGTTCGTGCTCAGGGTGAACGACCACGGCGGCGATCTCGCCGGGATCGTGCCGCCGAAACCGCGCAGTGGCAAGAAGAAGGCGAGCTCCGATGCCGAGGTCGGCGGCTCGACGGGTGCTCAGGGAAGGAAGGGCAGGAAATGA
- a CDS encoding M3 family metallopeptidase: MTAPEQLSPDNPFAAPSDLPYGLPPFDRVSDEHFAPAFDAGLAEHAAEVARIADSEEAPTFENTVAALERSGTLLTRVSSVFFNLTSSDTNPERQRLQASVAPRLAAHHDAIYLNPKLAARVTAVFEARETLDLDPESAWLLQRYHTDFQRAGAELPEEKQARLRELNERLSSLSTRFQENLLADSNDLAIVVADAAELAGLSEGEIRAAAEAATARGEDGKYVLKLGLPTGQPVLASLENRALRERVYRAATSRGNRGNEHDNKAVLAEIATLRAERAAILGYESHASYIIADETARTAEAAVGLLRRLAPVAVANAKAEADELRQYLAADEPGAEFEPWDWAFYAERLRRDRFDLDESALRPYFELDRVVVDGIFYAASRLYGLTFSERHDLPKYHASVRVFEVFDADGAPLGIFIGDYYTRDSKRGGAWMNNFVDQSGLFGYRPVVVNNLNIAKPPEGEPTLLSLDELHAAFHEFGHALHGLLSDVRYPTFSGANVARDFVEYPSQVNEMWMFWPEVLANYAKHWETGEPLPQAAVDALLASRKYGEGYATTEYLAASLLDQAWHALGPGETVADVEKFEATALEEAGVALGTVLPRYRSTYFAHIFSGGYSAGYYSYIWSEVLDADSVEWFRENGGLTRENGDYFRRELLSRGGSVDSMTAFRAFRGRDPEIAPLLKRRGLEGS, encoded by the coding sequence ATGACCGCACCGGAGCAGCTGTCGCCGGACAACCCGTTCGCGGCGCCGAGCGATCTCCCGTACGGCCTGCCCCCGTTCGACCGAGTCTCGGACGAGCACTTCGCGCCCGCGTTCGACGCGGGACTCGCCGAGCACGCGGCGGAGGTCGCGCGGATCGCGGACAGCGAGGAAGCGCCGACGTTCGAGAACACGGTGGCCGCGCTCGAACGGTCCGGCACGCTCCTGACCAGGGTGTCGTCGGTGTTCTTCAACCTGACCTCGTCGGACACGAACCCCGAGCGGCAGCGCTTGCAGGCCTCCGTCGCGCCACGGCTGGCGGCACACCACGACGCGATCTACCTGAACCCGAAGCTCGCGGCCAGGGTCACCGCGGTGTTCGAGGCGCGCGAGACACTCGACCTCGACCCCGAGTCGGCGTGGTTGTTGCAGCGCTACCACACGGATTTCCAGCGGGCGGGCGCAGAACTGCCCGAGGAGAAGCAGGCGCGGCTCCGCGAGCTGAACGAGCGGCTTTCCTCGCTCAGCACCCGGTTCCAGGAGAACCTGTTGGCCGACAGCAACGATCTCGCGATCGTCGTGGCGGACGCCGCCGAGCTGGCCGGACTGTCCGAAGGGGAGATCAGGGCGGCGGCCGAGGCCGCCACGGCGCGCGGCGAAGACGGCAAGTACGTGCTGAAGCTCGGCCTGCCGACCGGCCAGCCGGTGCTCGCCTCGCTGGAAAACCGCGCGCTGCGGGAGCGGGTCTACCGCGCCGCGACGAGCCGGGGCAACCGCGGGAACGAGCACGACAACAAGGCCGTACTGGCGGAGATCGCGACGCTGCGCGCCGAGCGGGCCGCGATACTGGGCTACGAAAGCCACGCGTCGTACATCATCGCGGACGAGACGGCGCGGACGGCGGAAGCCGCCGTCGGACTGCTGAGGCGGCTGGCGCCGGTCGCCGTCGCCAACGCGAAGGCCGAGGCGGACGAGCTGCGGCAGTACCTCGCCGCCGACGAGCCCGGCGCGGAGTTCGAGCCGTGGGATTGGGCCTTCTACGCCGAACGGCTGCGCCGGGACCGGTTCGACCTCGACGAATCGGCGCTGCGCCCGTACTTCGAGTTGGACCGCGTGGTGGTCGATGGCATCTTCTACGCGGCGTCGCGGCTGTACGGGCTCACCTTCAGCGAGCGGCACGACCTGCCGAAGTACCACGCGAGCGTGCGGGTGTTCGAGGTGTTCGACGCCGACGGTGCCCCGCTGGGCATCTTCATCGGCGACTACTACACGCGCGATTCCAAGCGCGGCGGCGCGTGGATGAACAACTTCGTCGACCAGTCCGGCCTGTTCGGGTACCGGCCGGTGGTGGTGAACAACCTCAACATCGCGAAACCGCCGGAGGGCGAGCCGACGCTGCTCAGCCTTGACGAGCTGCACGCGGCCTTCCACGAGTTCGGGCACGCGCTGCACGGTCTCCTTTCCGACGTGCGGTACCCGACGTTCTCCGGTGCCAACGTGGCACGCGACTTCGTCGAATATCCCTCGCAGGTCAACGAAATGTGGATGTTCTGGCCGGAGGTGCTCGCGAACTACGCGAAGCACTGGGAAACCGGGGAACCGCTGCCACAGGCCGCAGTGGACGCTTTGCTGGCCTCGCGGAAGTACGGTGAAGGCTACGCGACCACCGAATACCTCGCGGCCTCCTTGCTGGACCAGGCGTGGCACGCGCTCGGCCCCGGCGAGACCGTCGCCGACGTGGAGAAGTTCGAAGCGACCGCGCTCGAAGAAGCGGGCGTGGCGCTCGGCACGGTGCTGCCGCGCTACCGCAGCACGTACTTCGCGCACATCTTCAGCGGCGGCTACAGCGCCGGGTACTACTCGTACATCTGGAGCGAGGTGCTCGACGCCGACAGCGTCGAATGGTTCCGCGAAAACGGTGGCCTCACCAGGGAAAACGGCGACTACTTCCGGCGCGAGCTGCTCAGCAGGGGCGGGAGCGTCGACTCCATGACGGCCTTCCGCGCGTTCCGCGGCCGCGACCCGGAAATCGCCCCGCTGCTCAAGCGCCGGGGCCTCGAAGGGTCCTGA
- a CDS encoding hemerythrin domain-containing protein, whose protein sequence is MTRDRVIAWKFELQTIHHRLERELKRIDRELNRARTTKTTTSLSTDLLAHCHGFCSALTDHHVREDNGLFARLLAECPELKPTIERLKADHLVLAELIAEFEQLLDDRSSNGTTTAHGLRAQLHRLHQRMSEHFGREEATLNAALDKLVTTRAEAYELAGDGRPPTP, encoded by the coding sequence ATGACCCGAGACCGAGTCATCGCCTGGAAGTTCGAGCTGCAGACGATCCACCACCGCCTCGAACGCGAACTCAAACGGATCGACCGTGAACTGAACCGCGCACGCACGACGAAAACCACGACGTCCCTGTCCACCGATCTCCTCGCGCACTGCCACGGATTCTGCTCGGCGCTCACCGACCATCACGTACGCGAGGACAATGGCCTCTTCGCGCGCCTTCTCGCCGAGTGCCCGGAGTTGAAACCCACGATCGAGCGGCTCAAAGCCGATCACCTCGTGCTCGCGGAGCTGATCGCCGAATTCGAGCAACTCCTCGACGACCGGTCGTCGAACGGCACCACGACAGCGCACGGCTTGCGCGCGCAGCTCCACCGCCTGCACCAGCGGATGAGCGAACACTTCGGTCGAGAAGAAGCCACACTCAACGCCGCGCTCGACAAGCTCGTGACCACCCGTGCCGAGGCTTACGAACTCGCCGGCGACGGGCGCCCTCCTACCCCGTGA
- a CDS encoding TIGR01777 family oxidoreductase, with translation MTERIVMTGGTGLVGKAVAAALIDSEYEVVLLARDLDRARSLVPNAAGYLPYRSGERGGWETALAGADHVVNLAGAPVFKPFTGRRHLRKVTAQRIEGALQLVAAIHRAPNGPRTLLNASSVGVYGFGAPADGLVDEKTAPIPGEHTRGSREWETAAAAEPAARTVLLRLSFVLTGNGGGLKWQLDQARKGRSSYFAPGSQWLPWIHLDDVVAFVRRALGDDSWKGAYNLVAPEHVRSREFAETLARATAADPPRRSPALLARLFVGAGADIVLGGRRVTPARLLESGFEFRYPDLAGALRECAGAAK, from the coding sequence ATGACCGAACGGATCGTCATGACCGGCGGAACCGGACTCGTCGGCAAAGCCGTTGCCGCCGCGTTGATCGACAGCGAGTACGAGGTGGTGCTGCTGGCGAGGGACCTGGACCGGGCCAGGTCCCTCGTGCCGAACGCCGCCGGATATCTCCCCTACCGCTCCGGCGAACGCGGCGGCTGGGAGACCGCGCTCGCCGGAGCGGACCACGTGGTCAACTTGGCGGGCGCCCCGGTGTTCAAACCCTTCACCGGCCGACGGCACCTGCGGAAGGTCACCGCGCAACGCATCGAGGGCGCACTCCAGCTCGTCGCCGCGATCCACCGCGCACCGAACGGCCCGCGGACCCTGCTCAACGCGTCCTCGGTCGGTGTCTACGGGTTCGGCGCTCCCGCGGACGGACTGGTCGACGAGAAGACCGCACCAATCCCCGGAGAGCACACGCGAGGATCACGGGAATGGGAAACCGCCGCGGCCGCCGAACCGGCGGCACGGACTGTGTTGCTGCGCCTCAGTTTCGTGCTCACCGGGAACGGCGGCGGGCTGAAGTGGCAGCTCGATCAGGCGCGCAAAGGCAGGTCCTCGTACTTCGCGCCAGGATCGCAATGGCTGCCCTGGATCCACCTCGACGACGTCGTCGCGTTCGTGCGGCGGGCACTGGGCGACGACAGCTGGAAGGGTGCCTACAACTTGGTCGCACCGGAGCACGTTCGCAGCCGGGAGTTCGCCGAAACGCTGGCGCGGGCGACTGCGGCCGATCCACCGCGCAGATCGCCCGCGCTGCTCGCGCGGCTCTTCGTCGGGGCAGGCGCCGACATCGTGCTCGGCGGCCGTCGCGTCACACCGGCGCGCCTGCTCGAGTCCGGCTTCGAATTCCGGTACCCCGATCTCGCGGGCGCCCTGCGGGAGTGCGCAGGAGCAGCCAAATGA
- a CDS encoding PadR family transcriptional regulator, whose protein sequence is MSSTRLFVLGHLALRGPMHGHQIRRAAQLDHVDRWTNIKPGSLYGALQRMDTEGLVRKVRTEQEGGRPQRTVYEITEEGRHELVVQRAAALREARLSPDPIDLALGHVAGMTEDAVRSAIEDRRASLGHQHQEMCHLREEAAAYLSAMEKMIFEHTLRRLRLEIDWHDDLLGQLPALLVDPSRDTVE, encoded by the coding sequence GTGAGCTCAACGAGACTGTTCGTCCTTGGCCATCTGGCACTCCGCGGCCCCATGCACGGTCACCAGATCCGGCGCGCGGCACAGCTGGACCACGTCGACCGGTGGACGAACATCAAGCCCGGTTCGCTGTACGGCGCGTTGCAGCGGATGGACACCGAAGGCCTGGTCCGCAAGGTCCGCACGGAGCAGGAAGGGGGGCGTCCGCAGCGCACGGTGTACGAGATCACCGAGGAAGGACGGCACGAGCTGGTGGTCCAGCGCGCGGCGGCCCTGCGCGAAGCGCGGCTGAGCCCCGATCCGATCGATCTGGCGCTCGGGCACGTCGCGGGTATGACCGAGGACGCGGTCCGCTCGGCCATCGAGGACCGCCGCGCGTCGCTCGGGCACCAGCACCAGGAGATGTGCCACCTGCGCGAGGAAGCTGCCGCGTACCTCAGCGCGATGGAAAAGATGATCTTCGAACACACCTTGCGCAGGCTTCGCCTCGAGATCGACTGGCACGACGACCTCCTCGGCCAGCTTCCGGCGCTGCTGGTCGATCCGTCCCGCGACACCGTGGAGTGA